One genomic segment of Alphaproteobacteria bacterium HT1-32 includes these proteins:
- a CDS encoding ABC transporter substrate-binding protein, translating to MLKQTITAAVAGLMLTAAAQAKEVKVGVVLTYSGGAAELGEQVDRGMELYLKSHPEAFDGHTVTLVKRDSKRPGGDIAKNAVLELITREKVDMLAGFIFSPNAMASAPLATQGKVPMIVMNAGTAWIPSLSPYIARVSFTMWQSGYPMGDYAFNKIGCKTAAIGYSDYPPGKDSLAAFQMGFEKAGGKIIDTIPMGGPGDVPDFTPFFQRVKDAKPGCFYVFVPSGNHATAVAKTFANLDMAGAGIKLIGPGDITQDTKLQGMGDAAEGLLTMHHYSADYDTPINKAFVAAWKAAYGADTTPDFMGVAGWDGMAAIAHAIKAQKGDVSADGTMAALKGWKFDSPRGPIMIDPETRDIVHNENVHRVVKKDGRLMIEVIDTMGQVKDPCKELGVGKCAK from the coding sequence ATGCTTAAACAGACAATTACGGCCGCTGTCGCAGGCCTGATGCTCACGGCCGCTGCGCAGGCGAAGGAAGTCAAGGTCGGGGTCGTACTGACCTACAGCGGGGGGGCTGCAGAACTTGGCGAACAAGTCGATCGCGGCATGGAACTTTATCTGAAGTCACATCCCGAAGCCTTCGACGGTCATACGGTTACACTCGTCAAACGGGATTCGAAACGCCCCGGCGGAGACATTGCCAAGAACGCGGTTCTTGAACTCATCACCCGCGAAAAGGTGGATATGCTGGCGGGCTTCATTTTTTCACCGAACGCCATGGCATCAGCACCGCTGGCAACACAGGGCAAAGTACCGATGATTGTGATGAATGCAGGCACTGCCTGGATTCCCAGCCTCTCGCCCTATATCGCCCGGGTGTCCTTCACCATGTGGCAGTCCGGCTATCCGATGGGTGATTACGCCTTCAACAAGATCGGCTGCAAAACAGCCGCCATTGGCTACAGCGACTATCCGCCGGGCAAGGACAGCCTCGCAGCCTTCCAGATGGGTTTTGAAAAAGCCGGCGGTAAAATCATCGATACAATTCCGATGGGCGGCCCGGGCGATGTGCCTGACTTCACGCCGTTCTTCCAGCGGGTCAAGGATGCCAAGCCGGGCTGTTTCTATGTCTTCGTGCCATCAGGTAACCACGCCACCGCTGTTGCCAAAACCTTCGCCAACCTCGACATGGCCGGTGCCGGCATCAAGCTGATTGGCCCGGGCGATATCACCCAGGACACCAAGTTGCAGGGCATGGGCGATGCGGCAGAAGGTCTGCTGACCATGCATCACTATTCCGCTGATTATGACACACCGATCAACAAGGCCTTCGTTGCTGCCTGGAAAGCAGCTTATGGCGCTGACACAACGCCTGACTTCATGGGCGTTGCGGGCTGGGACGGCATGGCGGCAATCGCCCATGCAATCAAGGCCCAGAAAGGCGATGTCTCTGCTGACGGCACCATGGCCGCCCTGAAGGGCTGGAAGTTCGACAGTCCCCGCGGTCCGATCATGATTGATCCGGAAACCCGTGACATCGTGCATAACGAAAACGTCCATCGCGTTGTGAAGAAAGATGGCCGCCTGATGATTGAAGTCATCGATACGATGGGACAGGTCAAGGATCCCTGCAAGGAACTCGGCGTCGGCAAATGCGCCAAGTAA
- a CDS encoding ABC transporter permease has product MIDTTAAILLSMIAAATPLVFAATGELVTEKSGVLNLGVEGMMLLGAVSGFATTVATGSPALGVVAGALAGIVMSLLFAFLTLTMLANQVASGLALTLFGVGLSALIGQDFVGTPMDALPKLAIPVISDIPLIGPVLFGHDPLVYLSVALVGAVYWFLNHSRGGLVLRAVGENHHAAHAIGYNVIGIRYLAVMFGGAMSGIGGAYLSLAYTPMWIENMTAGRGWIALALVVFATWKPGWVLIGAYLFGGVTIAQLHVQGLGVDIPSQFLSMLPYLATIAVLVMISRDSLRIRLNAPACIGKVFHPDS; this is encoded by the coding sequence ATGATCGACACAACCGCTGCCATTCTGCTGTCGATGATTGCCGCCGCGACGCCACTGGTGTTTGCCGCCACCGGCGAACTGGTGACCGAAAAATCTGGCGTTCTCAATCTCGGGGTTGAAGGCATGATGTTGCTGGGTGCCGTCTCCGGATTTGCCACAACGGTTGCCACCGGCAGCCCGGCCCTGGGCGTTGTCGCCGGGGCACTGGCCGGGATTGTAATGTCGCTGCTGTTTGCCTTCCTTACCCTGACCATGCTGGCCAATCAGGTGGCCTCCGGCCTTGCCCTGACCCTGTTCGGTGTCGGTCTCAGCGCCCTGATCGGACAGGATTTTGTCGGCACCCCCATGGACGCGCTGCCAAAACTGGCGATTCCGGTGATCAGCGACATCCCGCTGATTGGCCCTGTATTGTTCGGTCATGACCCGCTGGTCTATCTGTCTGTTGCCCTTGTCGGGGCGGTATACTGGTTCCTCAATCACAGTCGCGGCGGACTGGTTCTGCGCGCTGTTGGCGAGAACCATCATGCGGCCCATGCCATTGGCTACAATGTCATCGGCATCCGTTATCTCGCCGTCATGTTCGGCGGCGCCATGTCCGGTATCGGCGGAGCCTATCTGTCCCTTGCCTATACCCCGATGTGGATTGAAAACATGACCGCTGGCCGCGGCTGGATTGCCCTGGCGCTGGTCGTCTTCGCAACATGGAAACCGGGCTGGGTGCTGATCGGTGCCTATCTGTTCGGCGGCGTCACCATTGCCCAGTTGCATGTGCAGGGGCTGGGGGTCGATATTCCATCACAATTCCTGTCGATGCTGCCCTATCTTGCAACCATCGCCGTGCTGGTCATGATCTCGCGTGACAGCCTGCGAATCCGGTTGAATGCACCGGCCTGCATCGGCAAGGTCTTCCATCCGGACTCCTGA
- a CDS encoding MFS transporter, with protein sequence MLVRKIGGPDFLRDNAPWLSAGLVLAFSSSFGQTYFIALFAEPLQAEFNLSHGEWGRLYTIATLCSAAALIQVGRLADVMRVRSLALLVYAAFVAVCIAMAHVQSALMLGLVIFGLRFCGQGMMSHISMTAMGRWFARRRGKAVAFAALGYPLGEALFPFIAVALIAGIGWRQTWLAAAAALALILTPLLMFLLRRERIPSSDADEAGLVAGIGGQHWTRPQVLRHAAYWALMPGVLAPPFISTALFFHQAHIISIKGWDILTYAASFPLFSGAGITAALVSGVLVDRYGTPRLLPFYLLPLAGALLILASIDATWVMFPYLILIGLTSGTASTILGALWAELYGTRNLGSIRAMAVAGMVLGTALGPGVTGSLIDLGIHFSTQSLVMAVYLVVVSIGFGRLAVVVEREITPLP encoded by the coding sequence ATGCTCGTCCGCAAGATAGGCGGTCCTGACTTCCTGCGCGACAATGCCCCCTGGCTGTCCGCCGGGCTGGTTCTCGCCTTTTCTTCCAGCTTCGGACAGACCTATTTCATCGCCCTGTTTGCAGAACCTCTGCAGGCAGAATTCAACCTGTCGCACGGCGAATGGGGCAGGCTTTATACCATTGCCACGCTTTGTTCGGCCGCCGCCCTGATACAGGTCGGACGACTGGCCGATGTCATGCGGGTACGGTCGCTGGCCCTGCTGGTCTACGCTGCATTCGTGGCCGTCTGCATTGCCATGGCCCATGTGCAGTCTGCGCTGATGCTGGGGCTGGTTATCTTCGGGCTGCGGTTCTGCGGTCAGGGCATGATGAGCCATATTTCCATGACGGCCATGGGTCGCTGGTTCGCACGCCGGCGGGGCAAGGCCGTCGCCTTCGCGGCCCTTGGCTACCCGCTCGGCGAAGCATTGTTTCCGTTCATTGCGGTCGCCCTGATTGCCGGGATCGGCTGGCGGCAGACCTGGCTGGCAGCGGCAGCCGCACTGGCGCTGATCCTGACCCCGCTGCTGATGTTCCTGTTGCGGCGGGAACGCATTCCCTCGTCAGATGCTGATGAGGCGGGGCTGGTTGCCGGCATTGGCGGACAGCACTGGACCAGACCGCAGGTCCTTCGCCACGCCGCCTACTGGGCGCTGATGCCCGGTGTGCTGGCCCCGCCCTTCATCTCGACGGCCCTGTTCTTTCATCAGGCGCATATCATCTCGATCAAAGGCTGGGATATCCTGACCTATGCCGCATCCTTTCCGTTGTTCTCCGGTGCCGGCATCACCGCCGCACTGGTCAGCGGTGTCCTCGTCGACCGCTATGGAACGCCAAGGCTGCTTCCTTTCTATCTGCTGCCGCTGGCCGGGGCTCTGCTGATTCTGGCGTCGATAGATGCAACCTGGGTCATGTTTCCCTATCTGATCCTGATTGGCCTGACCTCCGGAACCGCCTCGACCATCCTCGGTGCATTATGGGCCGAACTGTATGGCACACGAAATCTGGGTTCCATTCGCGCCATGGCCGTCGCCGGCATGGTTCTGGGAACCGCACTTGGCCCCGGCGTCACCGGCAGCCTGATCGACCTTGGCATCCATTTCAGCACGCAAAGCCTGGTAATGGCTGTTTATCTGGTTGTGGTCTCAATCGGGTTCGGGCGTCTGGCCGTGGTTGTCGAGCGTGAAATAACTCCGTTGCCCTGA
- a CDS encoding UTRA domain-containing protein — MAAAVSRRAPLYQKVATELTGRIANEVYPVGSTLPTEIEICQEFAISRHTVREALRMLSAAGLISRRQKAGTRVIARTPPARFAESLSSLDDIRRYSNRTRAKLVKQGDFIVDETLSKLLECPPGERWLILQSVRRELQTDRAISYTRTYLNVVLEPHLDKIAASETSRFAIVEEVLGLTIERVTQDTSATAVPADIAEHLGIRSGSPALQIARRYYDAADRLLMASINVHPADQFSYSIEMRRTDGHLPLPQPSTI; from the coding sequence ATGGCGGCTGCAGTAAGCAGGCGAGCTCCCTTGTATCAGAAGGTCGCGACCGAACTGACAGGGCGTATCGCCAATGAGGTCTATCCGGTAGGGTCAACTTTACCGACTGAAATTGAAATCTGTCAGGAATTTGCCATTAGCAGGCATACGGTCCGGGAAGCGCTGAGAATGCTGTCAGCGGCCGGGCTGATCAGTCGGCGCCAGAAGGCGGGCACCCGGGTCATTGCGAGAACGCCGCCGGCGCGATTTGCCGAAAGTCTGTCGAGCCTTGACGATATCCGGCGTTATTCAAACCGGACCCGGGCAAAACTGGTGAAGCAGGGCGATTTCATTGTCGATGAAACACTTTCAAAACTGCTGGAATGCCCTCCGGGAGAACGCTGGCTGATATTGCAGTCTGTTCGCCGGGAATTGCAGACAGACCGGGCCATCAGTTACACCCGGACCTATCTGAATGTTGTGCTGGAACCGCATCTCGACAAAATTGCAGCATCCGAGACTTCCCGGTTCGCAATTGTCGAGGAAGTGCTGGGTCTGACGATTGAACGGGTGACACAGGATACCAGTGCGACGGCCGTTCCGGCGGATATTGCAGAGCATCTGGGGATTCGCAGCGGGTCGCCAGCTTTGCAGATTGCCCGGCGTTATTATGACGCTGCGGACCGCCTGCTGATGGCGTCCATCAATGTGCATCCGGCGGATCAGTTCAGTTATTCCATTGAAATGCGTCGTACAGACGGCCATTTGCCGCTGCCACAACCGTCGACAATCTGA
- a CDS encoding BMP family ABC transporter substrate-binding protein: MIKKLLGTATAAALAVGLMATTASAQTKVGFIYVGPVGDHGWTYRHDQGRLAIEKEFGDKVKTTFVESVSEGADAERVIRKLAQEGHDLIFTTSFGFMNPTLKVAKQFPKVKFEHATGYKRDANVSTYAARFYEGRHVAGLLAGKVTKSNVVGYIASFPIPEVVRGINAFTMALRSVKPEAEVKVVWVNTWYDPGKESDAAKALIDQGADVISQHTDSPAPVQIAQERGVWAIGQASDMSKFAPKSHMTAIIDVWDHYYVERTRAVIDGTWKSQDVWDGLDKGMLEMAPYNKDLPADAIAMAEQAVADIKSGKLHPFTGPIKDQSGKVVVKAGERLDDKALLTMDWYVEGVQGKLPK, translated from the coding sequence ATGATCAAGAAATTGCTGGGTACCGCCACCGCCGCCGCCCTTGCGGTCGGCCTGATGGCAACAACTGCCAGCGCGCAGACAAAAGTCGGCTTCATTTATGTTGGGCCGGTCGGGGATCACGGCTGGACCTATCGCCATGATCAGGGCCGTCTCGCCATTGAGAAGGAGTTTGGCGACAAGGTAAAAACCACCTTTGTTGAAAGTGTTTCCGAGGGTGCCGACGCAGAGCGTGTTATCCGCAAACTGGCACAGGAAGGTCATGACCTGATTTTCACAACCTCCTTCGGCTTCATGAACCCGACCCTGAAGGTCGCGAAACAGTTCCCTAAGGTGAAGTTCGAACATGCGACCGGCTACAAGCGGGATGCGAACGTCTCGACCTATGCTGCCCGCTTCTATGAAGGTCGCCATGTCGCCGGACTGCTTGCCGGCAAGGTTACGAAATCCAATGTCGTCGGCTATATCGCCTCCTTCCCGATTCCGGAAGTTGTCCGCGGCATCAATGCCTTCACCATGGCACTGCGCAGCGTTAAGCCGGAAGCTGAGGTCAAGGTTGTCTGGGTTAACACCTGGTACGATCCGGGCAAGGAAAGTGATGCTGCCAAGGCCCTGATTGATCAGGGTGCTGATGTCATTTCTCAGCATACGGACAGCCCGGCCCCGGTGCAGATCGCACAGGAACGTGGCGTCTGGGCCATCGGTCAGGCATCTGACATGAGCAAGTTCGCTCCGAAATCGCACATGACAGCGATCATCGATGTCTGGGATCATTATTATGTGGAGCGAACCCGTGCGGTCATCGACGGCACCTGGAAGTCACAGGATGTCTGGGACGGTCTGGACAAGGGCATGCTGGAAATGGCTCCTTACAACAAGGATCTGCCGGCTGACGCCATTGCAATGGCCGAACAGGCGGTTGCCGATATCAAGTCCGGCAAGCTCCACCCCTTCACGGGACCGATCAAGGACCAGTCAGGTAAAGTCGTGGTCAAAGCCGGTGAACGGCTTGACGACAAGGCTCTGCTGACGATGGACTGGTACGTCGAAGGCGTTCAGGGCAAGCTCCCGAAATAA
- a CDS encoding AMP-binding protein, with the protein MAGEFDAAHKRSIENPEEFWGEVAADIHWDKPWDRVLDDSAAPIYRWFAGAELNTCYNALDRHVDDGRADQAALIYDSPVTGTVRTYSYRELRDLTAAFAGGLAAKGVSKGDRVIIYMPMVPEAVIAILACARIGAVHSVVFGGFAANELAVRLNDCAPKAIISGSCGIEPGRVVEYKPLLDQAIELATSKPDFCVVLQREQATATMIEGRDHDWNDFITSAPPHPCVPVKATDPLYILYTSGTTGQPKGIVRDNGGHAVALKWSMKAVYNIEPGEVYWAASDIGWVVGHSYIIYGPLLQGATSVMYEGKPVGTPDAGAFWRVIEQHGVVTMFTAPTAFRAIRQQDPKGELLKKYDLSKFRVLFLAGERCDPDTLKWAEDTLKVPVIDHWWQTETGWSIAANCIGIEPLPVKPGSPTRAVPGWDISIMDPETHETLPPGQIGAIVGKLPMPPSSAPTIWNAPERFNSAYLEAFPGYYETGDAGIMDEDGYIFVMARTDDIINVAGHRLSTGGMEEVLAEHPDVAECAVIGVSDDLKGQLPVGFMVLSAGTETPHETVVADVVKMVRQKIGPVAAFKHAVVIKRLPKTRSGKILRAIMVKIADNQEFKTPATIDDPAILDEIRDALKTIGYAGG; encoded by the coding sequence ATGGCTGGTGAATTCGATGCTGCCCATAAACGGTCGATAGAAAACCCGGAGGAGTTCTGGGGCGAAGTCGCCGCAGATATCCACTGGGACAAGCCCTGGGACCGGGTGCTTGATGACAGTGCAGCACCGATCTATCGCTGGTTTGCCGGGGCTGAACTGAACACCTGCTACAACGCACTGGACCGCCATGTCGACGACGGACGGGCGGATCAGGCGGCCCTCATCTATGACAGCCCGGTCACCGGCACTGTGCGAACCTACAGCTATCGTGAATTGCGCGACCTGACCGCTGCTTTTGCCGGTGGTCTTGCTGCAAAGGGCGTCTCCAAAGGTGATCGCGTCATCATTTACATGCCGATGGTTCCGGAAGCGGTTATCGCCATTCTGGCCTGCGCCCGCATCGGGGCTGTGCATTCTGTCGTCTTTGGCGGTTTCGCGGCGAATGAACTGGCCGTGCGTCTGAATGACTGCGCACCAAAGGCAATCATCTCCGGCTCCTGCGGGATCGAGCCCGGACGTGTCGTTGAATACAAGCCGCTGCTGGATCAGGCCATTGAGCTCGCAACCAGCAAGCCAGACTTCTGTGTCGTGCTGCAACGGGAACAAGCGACGGCAACGATGATTGAGGGCCGTGACCATGACTGGAACGATTTCATTACCAGTGCACCGCCCCATCCCTGCGTGCCGGTAAAGGCCACAGACCCGCTTTATATCCTCTACACCTCGGGCACGACGGGCCAGCCGAAGGGGATCGTCCGCGATAATGGCGGCCATGCGGTTGCGTTGAAATGGTCGATGAAGGCGGTCTATAATATCGAGCCTGGGGAAGTCTACTGGGCGGCCTCTGACATTGGCTGGGTTGTCGGTCATTCCTATATCATCTACGGCCCGCTGCTACAGGGGGCGACCTCGGTAATGTATGAAGGCAAACCGGTGGGCACACCGGATGCCGGTGCCTTCTGGCGGGTGATTGAACAGCATGGTGTCGTCACCATGTTCACCGCCCCCACTGCCTTCCGGGCGATCCGGCAGCAGGATCCGAAAGGCGAACTGCTGAAAAAGTATGACCTGTCGAAATTCCGGGTTCTGTTCCTCGCCGGTGAACGCTGTGATCCCGACACCCTCAAATGGGCAGAAGACACCCTGAAAGTGCCTGTCATCGACCACTGGTGGCAGACCGAAACCGGCTGGTCGATTGCCGCGAACTGCATCGGGATTGAACCCCTGCCGGTAAAACCCGGATCACCGACACGTGCCGTACCCGGCTGGGATATCAGCATCATGGACCCGGAAACCCATGAAACGCTGCCGCCGGGCCAGATTGGTGCCATCGTCGGCAAGCTTCCCATGCCGCCGTCCAGTGCGCCGACCATCTGGAATGCGCCGGAACGGTTTAATTCTGCCTATCTGGAAGCCTTCCCCGGATATTATGAAACCGGTGATGCCGGCATCATGGATGAAGACGGCTATATCTTTGTCATGGCCCGCACCGATGACATCATCAATGTGGCGGGTCACCGGCTGTCCACCGGCGGCATGGAAGAAGTTCTGGCCGAGCATCCTGATGTCGCGGAATGCGCGGTGATCGGGGTCAGCGACGACCTGAAGGGACAACTTCCCGTTGGCTTCATGGTATTGAGTGCCGGCACGGAAACACCGCATGAAACTGTCGTTGCCGATGTTGTGAAAATGGTCCGGCAGAAAATCGGCCCGGTCGCCGCCTTCAAGCATGCGGTTGTGATCAAGCGCCTGCCAAAAACCCGGTCGGGCAAAATCCTGAGAGCCATCATGGTCAAGATTGCCGACAATCAGGAATTCAAGACACCGGCAACCATTGACGACCCGGCAATCCTCGACGAAATCCGCGACGCCCTCAAAACCATCGGTTATGCCGGCGGCTGA
- a CDS encoding carboxyvinyl-carboxyphosphonate phosphorylmutase codes for MTHSLKDKLTADELLVAPGVFDMISAKVADSMGFDCLYMTGYGVVASYLGLPDAGLATYSDMLNRVETIAGGTKTPVIADGDTGYGGLLNVEHTVRGYEKAGAAGIQLEDQEFPKKCGHTPGRKVIPLEDMILKIRVAADTRDSSDMLIVARTDARTTLGLDEALRRAEAFAKAGADVLFVESPESEEEMRTINERFDLPTLANMVEGGRTPVLSKQALEEIGYSIAIFPATGFLAVGATLKAAYGTLKTEGSTDKIETPLENFEAFSRLMGFERVWDFDKKWSREQ; via the coding sequence ATGACGCATAGCCTGAAAGACAAACTCACCGCAGACGAACTGCTTGTTGCCCCCGGTGTCTTCGACATGATTTCTGCCAAGGTTGCCGACAGCATGGGCTTCGACTGCCTTTACATGACAGGCTATGGGGTTGTTGCCTCTTATCTGGGTCTGCCTGATGCCGGGCTTGCCACCTACAGTGACATGCTGAACCGGGTGGAAACCATCGCCGGCGGTACGAAAACACCTGTCATCGCTGATGGTGATACGGGCTATGGCGGTCTGCTGAATGTCGAACATACCGTCCGGGGATATGAAAAGGCCGGTGCCGCGGGCATTCAGCTTGAAGATCAGGAATTTCCGAAGAAATGCGGCCATACGCCGGGCCGCAAGGTTATCCCGCTTGAAGACATGATCCTGAAAATCCGCGTTGCCGCCGACACCCGTGACAGCAGCGACATGCTGATTGTCGCCCGCACCGACGCCCGCACCACACTGGGCCTCGACGAGGCATTGCGCCGGGCAGAAGCTTTCGCCAAGGCCGGTGCGGATGTGCTGTTCGTGGAATCGCCGGAATCCGAAGAGGAAATGCGCACCATCAACGAACGCTTTGACCTGCCAACCCTTGCCAACATGGTTGAAGGCGGGCGCACACCTGTCCTGTCAAAGCAGGCACTGGAGGAAATCGGCTACAGCATTGCCATTTTCCCGGCCACCGGTTTCCTTGCCGTCGGGGCAACACTGAAAGCCGCCTACGGCACGCTGAAGACCGAAGGCTCTACCGACAAGATCGAAACACCGCTGGAAAACTTCGAGGCTTTCAGCCGCCTGATGGGTTTCGAGCGGGTCTGGGATTTTGACAAAAAGTGGAGTCGCGAGCAGTAA
- a CDS encoding acetyl-CoA hydrolase, which yields MCIRRISSVIPLKCVVQTAICRCHNRRQSDPVTDLLPLSALDAEFAAAENIYLPGSMAESPALRDYLVRNPGLLAQKTIYGVWIAGINAFDYSGLHPSARNVAYFTGPALDDGIRSGRTRLLSLSFSQIYRHLATEAPLDTAFLHVSPPDEQGRCSYGGCSDFGPAAHGRAKRRVGLVNRNLPHTFGSAWAPADSFDLLVDATGPVHTLPVSEPNEVTRAIGGHVASLVRNGDQLQLGIGSMQAAVFQALAQHRDLTIHSGMISDAVMDLEASGALANREGVVRTGIVAGDLPLMRWIDRNPKVHMVPVSETHEPGALLGRENFVAINSALEVDLLGQVNAEARGGRIISSSGGLTDFIRMAGFSPGGRPVVALGSTAARGRLSRIIPTLAPGVPVGVVKSDPLIVVTEHGVADLRGLGFDEKAAALIAVAAPDHRDALSKGWADLRQQLFG from the coding sequence ATGTGCATCCGGCGGATCAGTTCAGTTATTCCATTGAAATGCGTCGTACAGACGGCCATTTGCCGCTGCCACAACCGTCGACAATCTGACCCTGTGACTGACCTGCTTCCCCTGTCCGCACTGGATGCGGAATTTGCTGCGGCTGAGAATATCTATCTTCCCGGCAGCATGGCTGAATCACCGGCGCTGCGGGATTATCTGGTCAGAAATCCGGGATTGCTGGCGCAGAAGACCATCTATGGCGTCTGGATTGCTGGTATCAACGCATTCGATTATTCCGGATTGCACCCGTCGGCCCGGAATGTGGCCTATTTCACCGGTCCGGCGCTGGATGACGGTATCCGGAGCGGTCGAACCCGGTTGCTGTCTTTGTCATTCTCTCAGATCTACCGGCATCTTGCGACAGAAGCTCCGCTGGACACAGCCTTCCTGCATGTCTCTCCACCAGACGAGCAGGGGCGTTGCAGCTATGGCGGATGTTCTGATTTTGGCCCCGCTGCACATGGCAGGGCAAAACGGCGGGTCGGACTGGTCAACCGCAACCTGCCGCACACCTTCGGCAGCGCCTGGGCACCGGCTGACAGTTTTGATCTGCTGGTCGATGCGACGGGGCCGGTTCACACATTACCGGTTTCGGAACCGAATGAAGTAACCCGGGCCATCGGCGGACATGTGGCATCACTGGTCCGTAACGGTGACCAGTTGCAACTGGGTATCGGGTCCATGCAGGCTGCGGTGTTTCAGGCCCTGGCGCAGCATCGTGACCTGACCATCCATAGCGGCATGATTTCTGATGCTGTGATGGATCTGGAAGCATCCGGTGCGCTGGCAAATCGCGAGGGGGTGGTCAGAACGGGTATCGTTGCCGGGGATCTGCCGCTGATGCGCTGGATTGACCGTAACCCGAAGGTCCATATGGTTCCGGTGTCAGAGACGCATGAACCGGGTGCCTTGCTGGGGCGGGAAAATTTTGTCGCGATCAATTCGGCGCTGGAAGTCGATCTGCTGGGTCAGGTGAATGCGGAAGCGCGTGGCGGACGGATCATCAGCAGCTCCGGCGGTCTGACCGATTTCATCCGGATGGCCGGATTCTCGCCGGGCGGGCGGCCTGTTGTGGCGCTTGGGTCGACGGCTGCCCGTGGTAGGCTGTCCCGCATCATACCGACGCTTGCGCCGGGTGTGCCTGTCGGTGTTGTCAAAAGTGATCCGCTGATCGTTGTCACCGAACATGGTGTGGCCGATCTTCGCGGGCTGGGTTTTGACGAGAAGGCTGCGGCCCTGATCGCGGTGGCGGCTCCGGATCACCGGGATGCGTTGTCAAAGGGCTGGGCTGACCTGCGGCAACAGCTTTTCGGTTAA
- a CDS encoding ABC transporter permease has product MIYATPFIAIALTLLFGSGLFALMGHAPQTALYTFFIKPVSDVYGMSELLVKATPLILCATGLAIGFRANVWNIGAEGQLIAGAIAGGGMALLFHDSNGFWLLPLMIVTGIAGGMAWAAIPAFLKTRFNANEILTSLMLTYVATLLLSYLVNGPYRDPDGFNFPESRIFHDAATLPILFEGSRVSISAIIALFVVLAAWMLLSRSLIGFQIRVIGMTPSAGSFAGFSARGIIWFTLLVSGGLAGLAGISEVAGPIGQLLPVISPGYGFTAIIVAFLGRLHPVGILFAGLLMALSYIGGEAVQIDMGMPLAVTGVFQGMLLFFLLSADVLIRYRIRRVVSRPATMKAAAE; this is encoded by the coding sequence ATGATCTATGCGACCCCGTTCATTGCCATCGCTCTGACACTGCTGTTCGGGTCCGGGCTGTTCGCCCTGATGGGCCACGCCCCGCAAACCGCGCTCTATACCTTCTTCATCAAGCCGGTCAGTGATGTCTACGGAATGTCCGAGTTACTGGTGAAGGCCACACCCCTCATTCTTTGTGCAACCGGCCTCGCCATCGGCTTTCGGGCCAATGTCTGGAATATCGGTGCAGAAGGCCAGCTGATCGCCGGTGCCATTGCCGGTGGTGGCATGGCATTGCTGTTTCATGACAGCAACGGCTTCTGGCTGCTGCCGCTGATGATTGTAACCGGCATTGCCGGTGGCATGGCCTGGGCAGCCATTCCGGCCTTTCTGAAGACCCGGTTCAATGCCAATGAAATCCTGACCAGCCTGATGCTGACCTATGTCGCCACATTGCTGCTCAGCTATCTTGTGAACGGCCCCTATCGCGATCCGGACGGGTTCAATTTCCCGGAATCACGCATCTTCCATGATGCGGCCACCCTGCCGATTCTGTTCGAGGGGTCACGGGTCAGCATTTCGGCGATCATCGCCCTGTTTGTCGTGCTGGCAGCCTGGATGCTGTTAAGCCGCAGCCTGATCGGCTTCCAGATCCGGGTGATCGGCATGACGCCTTCAGCCGGGTCTTTCGCAGGGTTCAGCGCCAGGGGGATCATCTGGTTTACCCTACTGGTCAGCGGCGGGCTGGCCGGGCTGGCCGGTATTAGTGAAGTGGCCGGCCCTATTGGCCAGCTGCTGCCGGTCATCTCCCCCGGCTATGGCTTCACGGCGATTATTGTCGCCTTCCTGGGCCGCCTTCATCCGGTCGGGATCCTGTTTGCCGGGTTGCTGATGGCGCTCTCCTATATCGGAGGCGAAGCCGTACAGATCGACATGGGAATGCCGCTTGCCGTTACCGGTGTCTTTCAGGGGATGCTGCTGTTCTTCCTGTTAAGCGCCGACGTGCTGATCCGCTATCGCATCCGGCGGGTCGTCAGTCGCCCTGCCACCATGAAGGCCGCCGCAGAATGA